In Erpetoichthys calabaricus chromosome 2, fErpCal1.3, whole genome shotgun sequence, a genomic segment contains:
- the LOC114646464 gene encoding transcription factor Dp-2-like isoform X4, translating to MIISTPQRLPTSGTVLIGSPFTSNPTMVTQNLAEAPGWVPGIRKRSHEFLESDFSDSKRSRKGDKNGKGLRHFSMKVCEKVQKKGTTSYNEVADELVAEFANSSSIMTADSQVYDQKNIRRRVYDALNVLMAMNIISKEKKEIKWIGLPTNSAQECQNLELEKQRRIERIKQKRAQLQELILQQIAFKNLVQRNQQAEEERQSPPPRSSVIQLPFILLNTSVRTVIDCSISSDKCEYLFNFDNTFEIHDDIEVLKRMGMSFGLEYGKCTSENLKIAKSLVPKSLESYVTGMADGQILSQEQFTCNSVQTSASSSSSSFISGSAHFSSNLDSCVDNEVALTTGHCVMSSNQQPFTMTSHYSESRGETPCSFNDYDDEDDDDSSSPE from the exons attATAAGCACACCTCAGCGATTGCCTACCTCAGGGACTGTTCTGATCGGTAGTCCATTTACCTCAAATCCAACTATGGTCACTCAGAATTTAGCAGAAGCCCCTGGATGGGTCCCAGG GATCAGAAAAAGATCTCATGAGTTTCTGGAATCAGATTTTTCTGACAG TAAGAGAAGCAGAAAAGGTGATAAGAATGGCAAGGGACTAAGACATTTTTCAATGAAGGTTTGTGAGAAAGTGCAGAAAAAAGGAACAACGTCTTACAATGAAGTAGCAGATGAACTTGTGGCAGAATTTGCCAACTCTAGTAGTATTATGACTGCTGATTCT caGGTCTATGATCAGAAGAATATTAGGCGACGTGTTTATGATGCCTTGAATGTTCTCATGGCTATGAATAtcatatcaaaagaaaaaaaagaaatcaagtgGATTGGGCTTCCAACTAATTCTGCTCAGGAGTGCCAGAATCTAGAG CTAGAGAAACAGAGAAGAATAGAAAGAATTAAGCAAAAAAGGGCTCAGTTACAGGAACTAATATTGCAG CAAATAGCATTTAAAAATTTGGTGCAAAGAAACCAGCAAGCAGAGGAAGAGCGCCAGAGTCCTCCACCCAGAAGCTCTGTGATTCAACTGCCTTTTATTCTTCTCAATACCAGCGTGCGCACTGTCATTGACTGTAGTATCTCTAGTGACAA GTGCGAATATCTGTTTAATTTTGACAACACATTTGAGATCCATGATGATATTGAGGTGCTGAAGAGGATGGGCATGTCTTTTGGTTTGGAGTATGGAAAATGCACCTCAGAAAATCTGAAAATTGCAAAATCATTGGTgccaaagtctttagagtcttatGTTACAG GTATGGCAGATGGGCAGATTTTGAGTCAAGAACAGTTCACTTGTAATTCAGTGCAGACATctgcctcttcctcctcctcctccttcatctCTGGAAGTGCCCACTTCAG CTCAAATCTGGACAGTTGTGTAGACAATGAAGTGGCCTTAACAACAGGACATTGTGTCATGTCAAGCAACCAACAGCCTTTCACTATGACATCTCATTATTCTGAATCAAGAGGAGAGACTCCTTGCTCTTTCAACGActatgatgatgaagatgatgatgactcTTCATCTCCAGAATAA
- the LOC114646464 gene encoding transcription factor Dp-2-like isoform X3: MHHPTPPGKIAAVPQIWVYNLNFPTNTNLGPLTVNVQPQMIISTPQRLPTSGTVLIGSPFTSNPTMVTQNLAEAPGWVPGIRKRSHEFLESDFSDSKRSRKGDKNGKGLRHFSMKVCEKVQKKGTTSYNEVADELVAEFANSSSIMTADSQVYDQKNIRRRVYDALNVLMAMNIISKEKKEIKWIGLPTNSAQECQNLELEKQRRIERIKQKRAQLQELILQQIAFKNLVQRNQQAEEERQSPPPRSSVIQLPFILLNTSVRTVIDCSISSDKCEYLFNFDNTFEIHDDIEVLKRMGMSFGLEYGKCTSENLKIAKSLVPKSLESYVTGMADGQILSQEQFTCNSVQTSASSSSSSFISGSAHFSSNLDSCVDNEVALTTGHCVMSSNQQPFTMTSHYSESRGETPCSFNDYDDEDDDDSSSPE; the protein is encoded by the exons attATAAGCACACCTCAGCGATTGCCTACCTCAGGGACTGTTCTGATCGGTAGTCCATTTACCTCAAATCCAACTATGGTCACTCAGAATTTAGCAGAAGCCCCTGGATGGGTCCCAGG GATCAGAAAAAGATCTCATGAGTTTCTGGAATCAGATTTTTCTGACAG TAAGAGAAGCAGAAAAGGTGATAAGAATGGCAAGGGACTAAGACATTTTTCAATGAAGGTTTGTGAGAAAGTGCAGAAAAAAGGAACAACGTCTTACAATGAAGTAGCAGATGAACTTGTGGCAGAATTTGCCAACTCTAGTAGTATTATGACTGCTGATTCT caGGTCTATGATCAGAAGAATATTAGGCGACGTGTTTATGATGCCTTGAATGTTCTCATGGCTATGAATAtcatatcaaaagaaaaaaaagaaatcaagtgGATTGGGCTTCCAACTAATTCTGCTCAGGAGTGCCAGAATCTAGAG CTAGAGAAACAGAGAAGAATAGAAAGAATTAAGCAAAAAAGGGCTCAGTTACAGGAACTAATATTGCAG CAAATAGCATTTAAAAATTTGGTGCAAAGAAACCAGCAAGCAGAGGAAGAGCGCCAGAGTCCTCCACCCAGAAGCTCTGTGATTCAACTGCCTTTTATTCTTCTCAATACCAGCGTGCGCACTGTCATTGACTGTAGTATCTCTAGTGACAA GTGCGAATATCTGTTTAATTTTGACAACACATTTGAGATCCATGATGATATTGAGGTGCTGAAGAGGATGGGCATGTCTTTTGGTTTGGAGTATGGAAAATGCACCTCAGAAAATCTGAAAATTGCAAAATCATTGGTgccaaagtctttagagtcttatGTTACAG GTATGGCAGATGGGCAGATTTTGAGTCAAGAACAGTTCACTTGTAATTCAGTGCAGACATctgcctcttcctcctcctcctccttcatctCTGGAAGTGCCCACTTCAG CTCAAATCTGGACAGTTGTGTAGACAATGAAGTGGCCTTAACAACAGGACATTGTGTCATGTCAAGCAACCAACAGCCTTTCACTATGACATCTCATTATTCTGAATCAAGAGGAGAGACTCCTTGCTCTTTCAACGActatgatgatgaagatgatgatgactcTTCATCTCCAGAATAA